The Panicum hallii strain FIL2 chromosome 9, PHallii_v3.1, whole genome shotgun sequence genome has a window encoding:
- the LOC112874382 gene encoding cysteine-rich receptor-like protein kinase 10: MAGILLTILGFLLVLPSATAIGETCRHAGNYTANGTYQSNLASLAATLPVNTSSSPQQLFATATAGQGPDVVYALALCRGDMTSNLTGCSACVAGAFRYAQRMCPLDKAASVYDDGCLAGFSSRDLLVPANNTVTQDTGTLFQFFNPGNLAGNATLVGAGVRDLLAQTAQEAANNSKPPARFATAVMDASSSVPQALYSLAQCTPDLSAGDCLACLRWIIGMVNDTVSVRNGGRILVLRCNVRFETFLFYNGAPMKRITSSSGPPASPAPAPTTNTRPGIKPWVISLIVAPPLAIVAFCFIFYRRWKRRRYRKGNLRLRRKRANKFQGGDEVDWEMEAELSEFSVFDFHQILEATNNFSEENKLGEGGFGPVYKGQFPEGIEIAVKRLASHSGQGFIEFKNEVQLIAKLQHTNLVRLLGCCSQGEEKILVYEYLPNKSLDFFIFDENRKSLLDWNRRLAIIEGIAEGLLYLHKHSRLRVIHRDLKPSNILLDSELNPKISDFGLAKIFSSNNTEESTTRRVVGTYGYMAPEYASEGLFSIKSDVFSFGVLVIEILSGKRNSSGQDCGDFINILGYAWQLYEEGRWRELVDASLVPMHHSDELMRCMNIGLLCVQENAVDRPTMLDVVAMLSSKTKILAEPKHPAYFNVRVGNGEASTNTTKSCSINEMTISVTTPR; the protein is encoded by the exons ATGGCGGGGATCCTGCTCACCATCCTCGGCTTCCTCCTCGTGCTGCCGTCAGCAACGGCAATAGGGGAGACCTGCCGCCACGCCGGCAACTACACGGCCAACGGCACCTACCAGTCCAACCTTGCCTCCCTAGCCGCCACCCTCCCGGTCAacacctcctcctcgccgcagCAGCTcttcgccaccgccaccgccgggcAGGGCCCCGACGTGGTCTACGCGCTCGCGCTGTGCCGCGGCGACATGACCAGCAACCTCACCGGCTGCAGCGCCTGCGTCGCCGGCGCGTTCCGGTACGCGCAGCGGATGTGCCCCCTCGACAAGGCCGCCAGCGTCTACGACGACGGCTGCCTCGCCGGCTTCTCCAGCCGTGACCTCCTCGTGCCGGCCAATAATACCGTCACGCAGGACACCGGCACGCTCTTCCAGTTCTTTAACCCGGGGAACCTCGCCGGCAACGCCACCCTGGTGGGCGCCGGCGTCCGAGACCTGCTGGCACAGACCGCCCAGGAGGCCGCCAACAACAGCAAGCCGCCGGCGCGGTTCGCCACCGCGGTCATGGACGCCTCCAGCAGCGTCCCCCAGGCGCTCTACTCCCTGGCGCAGTGCACGCCGGACCTCTCAGCCGGCGACTGCCTCGCCTGCCTCCGGTGGATCATCGGCATGGTCAACGACACCGTGTCCGTACGCAACGGGGGGCGGATCCTCGTGCTCCGGTGCAACGTCAGGTTCGAGACGTTCTTGTTCTACAACGGCGCACCTATGAAGCGGATCACGTCGTCGTCCGGCCCTCCGGCGTCGCCCGCCCCGGCTCCGACAACAAATACGA GACCTGGGATCAAGCCCTGGGTGATTTCCTTGATTGTGGCACCTCCTCTGGCGATTGTAGCATTCTGCTTCATCTTTTACCGTCGTTGGAAAAGAAGAAGGTACAGAAAAG GTAATTTGAGATTGCGACGAAAGCGTGCTAACAAGTTTCAAGGGGGAGATGAAGTAGACTGGGAAATGGAAGCAGAGCTCTCAGAGTTCTCGGTTTTCGACTTTCATCAGATACTGGAGGCTACGAATAACTTTTCTGAAGAAAACAAACTTGGGGAAGGTGGATTTGGCCCCGTATATAAG GGTCAGTTTCCTGAGGGAATTGAAATAGCAGTTAAGAGACTTGCTTCACATTCGGGGCAAGGTTTCATAGAGTTCAAAAATGAGGTACAACTCATAGCAAAACTCCAGCACACAAATTTGGTTAGGCTCTTGGGATGTTGCTCTCAAGGGGAGGAGAAAATTTTGGTCTATGAATATTTACCAAACAAAAGCTTGGACTTCTTTATCTTTG ATGAAAATAGAAAATCTTTACTGGATTGGAACAGACGTCTAGCAATAATTGAAGGAATAGCAGAAGGACTTCTCTACCTGCATAAGCACTCGCGTTTGCGTGTCATACATCGAGATCTTAAACCAAGCAACATTCTCTTGGACAGCGAACTGAATCCTAAGATTTCAGACTTTGGGCTAGCAAAAATATTTAGCTCAAATAACACTGAGGAAAGCACTACAAGGAGAGTGGTTGGTACATA TGGCTACATGGCTCCTGAGTATGCCTCCGAGGGCCTCTTCTCTATCAAATCCGATGTATTTAGCTTTGGTGTTCTTGTAATTGAGATCCTTAGTGGAAAAAGGAATTCCAGTGGCCAAGATTGTGGAGATTTCATCAATATCCTTGGATAT GCATGGCAATTATATGAAGAGGGAAGATGGAGGGAACTCGTTGATGCTTCATTGGTACCCATGCATCACTCAGATGAATTGATGAGGTGCATGAACATTGGATTGCTGTGTGTGCAAGAGAATGCAGTTGATCGACCAACCATGTTAGATGTTGTTGCAATGCTAAGCAGCAAGACTAAAATCCTGGCTGAGCCGAAGCACCCAGCGTACTTCAATGTACGGGTAGGAAATGGAGAGGCATCCACTAATACTACCAAGTCATGCAGCATCAATGAGATGACCATATCTGTCACAACTCCTAGATAG